From Salinirubrum litoreum, one genomic window encodes:
- a CDS encoding DUF488 family protein — protein sequence MPPGPRLHDTYVAALQHDLAALPEGTTLVGVVRRPTGWFHAAVDENYPEVAPPDALLDDFEEQQEAFAMRGLCAEEAHNAAWDAVDFGERYRRHLQTDSSARDGVADLRDRLRAGESLALVCFENTDAKRCHRTMLREHLLDTLADGE from the coding sequence ATGCCACCGGGACCGCGTCTGCACGACACGTACGTCGCCGCACTCCAGCACGATCTCGCGGCCCTCCCCGAGGGGACGACGCTCGTGGGCGTCGTCCGCCGGCCGACCGGGTGGTTCCACGCGGCCGTCGACGAGAACTACCCGGAAGTCGCGCCGCCGGACGCGCTGCTGGACGACTTCGAGGAGCAACAGGAGGCGTTCGCGATGCGGGGACTCTGCGCCGAGGAGGCACACAACGCGGCGTGGGACGCGGTCGACTTCGGAGAACGCTACCGCCGCCACCTGCAGACCGACTCGTCGGCGCGGGACGGGGTCGCAGACCTCCGCGACAGACTGCGAGCGGGCGAGTCGCTCGCGCTCGTCTGTTTCGAGAACACCGACGCGAAACGCTGTCACCGGACGATGCTACGGGAGCACCTGCTCGACACACTGGCCGACGGCGAGTGA